In the Gemmatimonadaceae bacterium genome, one interval contains:
- a CDS encoding M28 family peptidase, protein MPGAREHLERLAAHPRPAGSPAERAAREWCRAALADAGFAVAAEPFSYSSIPGRAATPALGLAGMAVICTAARLAMDGHAWGAALLLILAGAGVGVIAAWFARVAVTRLRWGRRDGINLVATRGQTPPTLWLTAHLDSKSQPVPILVRAAGITALLVIWAGALVMAVAQGLLGGSQGLWPWLAAAALVAGVPVAASVVGARSPGAVDDASGVATVLRTAELADPALPLGILLTSAEELGLAGARAWVRSRETPPARAINIDGIDDSGHVNITYTGRRPDALIAQLDSPGDALRVSRLFPGVLVDAVALTDGGWRAVTVSKGTWRTVARIHTPKDNLSALTGDGVESVARWLSVVIPRAARTVET, encoded by the coding sequence ATGCCTGGTGCGCGCGAGCATCTCGAGCGGCTCGCGGCGCACCCGCGGCCGGCCGGGTCGCCGGCCGAGCGCGCGGCGCGCGAGTGGTGCCGCGCGGCGCTTGCGGACGCCGGCTTCGCCGTCGCCGCCGAGCCGTTCAGCTACTCCTCGATCCCCGGACGCGCCGCCACCCCTGCGTTAGGCCTGGCCGGCATGGCGGTGATATGCACGGCCGCCCGCCTCGCCATGGATGGACACGCGTGGGGAGCGGCCCTGCTGCTCATCCTCGCCGGCGCAGGCGTGGGCGTCATCGCCGCCTGGTTCGCCCGCGTTGCCGTCACGCGATTGCGGTGGGGTCGCCGGGACGGCATCAACCTCGTTGCCACGCGCGGCCAAACACCTCCGACACTCTGGCTCACCGCACACCTGGACTCGAAGAGCCAACCGGTCCCGATTCTCGTCCGCGCTGCCGGCATCACGGCGCTGCTCGTGATCTGGGCCGGCGCCCTGGTCATGGCGGTCGCGCAAGGCCTGTTGGGCGGAAGCCAGGGTCTATGGCCGTGGCTTGCCGCCGCCGCATTGGTCGCGGGAGTCCCGGTGGCGGCGAGCGTCGTCGGAGCTCGGTCGCCGGGCGCAGTCGACGACGCGTCGGGCGTCGCCACGGTGCTGCGCACGGCCGAGCTCGCCGACCCGGCTCTTCCGTTAGGCATTCTCCTCACCAGCGCCGAGGAGCTCGGCCTCGCCGGCGCGCGAGCCTGGGTCCGGAGCCGCGAAACCCCGCCGGCCCGCGCCATCAATATTGACGGCATCGATGACTCGGGCCACGTGAACATCACGTACACCGGCCGCCGTCCCGACGCGCTCATTGCCCAGCTCGACTCGCCCGGCGACGCGCTCCGGGTATCGCGACTCTTTCCCGGGGTCCTCGTCGATGCCGTCGCCCTCACGGACGGGGGATGGCGCGCCGTGACCGTGAGCAAAGGCACGTGGCGCACCGTCGCGCGGATCCACACCCCCAAAGACAACCTCTCGGCTCTCACCGGCGACGGCGTCGAATCCGTGGCCCGGTGGCTTTCCGTAGTGATTCCACGGGCGGCCCGAACCGTGGAGACCTGA
- a CDS encoding dihydrodipicolinate synthase family protein, translating to MHTKQKSFSGVIAPVVTPFEPNTGELAADAFRGNLRAHFAHGAAGVLLCGSTGEAALLDESERDRLVELARPLVAGEHWLLVGVGGESTRQTIARARRAAERGADAVLVVAPHYYGGAMTPDALGAHYRAVADASPVPVLLYNIPKYMHFALDAVLVRELSAHANVVGIKDSSGDLDLLRGYLASQHDQFAVLTGNGGTFLAALELGARGGILAVSLLAGELSVAVWRAFEAGDRARAAALQARLTPLSNEIVGGMGVPGVKAALDQVGGGLTGGAPRPPLLPVKTAQRQRIAALLDAADAARAA from the coding sequence ATGCACACCAAGCAGAAGTCGTTCTCGGGCGTCATCGCGCCCGTCGTCACGCCGTTCGAGCCCAACACGGGCGAGCTGGCGGCGGACGCGTTTCGCGGCAACCTCCGCGCGCATTTCGCGCACGGCGCGGCCGGCGTGCTGTTGTGCGGGTCCACCGGCGAGGCGGCGCTGCTCGACGAAAGCGAGCGCGACCGGTTGGTCGAGCTGGCGCGTCCGTTAGTCGCGGGCGAGCACTGGCTGCTCGTGGGCGTGGGCGGCGAGTCGACGCGTCAAACCATCGCGCGGGCGAGGCGAGCGGCCGAGCGGGGCGCGGACGCCGTGCTCGTCGTGGCGCCGCACTATTACGGCGGCGCGATGACACCCGATGCGTTAGGCGCGCACTATCGCGCGGTCGCCGACGCGAGCCCGGTGCCGGTGCTACTCTACAACATCCCGAAGTACATGCACTTTGCGCTCGACGCCGTCCTCGTGCGCGAGTTGTCGGCGCACGCGAATGTCGTGGGCATCAAGGACAGCTCGGGCGACCTCGACCTGTTGCGCGGATATCTCGCGTCGCAGCACGACCAATTCGCCGTCTTGACGGGCAACGGCGGGACGTTTCTCGCGGCTTTGGAGCTCGGCGCGCGTGGCGGCATTCTCGCGGTGTCGCTCCTGGCCGGCGAGTTGTCGGTGGCGGTGTGGCGCGCGTTCGAGGCCGGCGACCGCGCCCGCGCCGCCGCGTTGCAGGCGCGGCTGACGCCGTTGTCGAACGAGATCGTCGGCGGCATGGGCGTGCCGGGCGTGAAGGCGGCATTGGATCAGGTGGGTGGCGGACTCACCGGCGGCGCGCCGCGTCCGCCGCTGCTCCCGGTAAAGACGGCGCAGCGGCAGCGCATCGCCGCGCTGCTCGACGCGGCGGACGCCGCCCGCGCCGCCTAA
- a CDS encoding D-2-hydroxyacid dehydrogenase, which yields MRRRLVADLNATAATWALPPEGMAQLREAAPAGWEAIVIDAPTISDGDGGAPPSEQARAAIKDAEVYAGFGMSPALFAEASHLRWVHSAAAGVGALLFPALKASDVIITNSAGVHATPIAEHVLAGVLVLLRGLDIARERQRERAWDRPSFSGPGTPVREVGDCRVLILGAGGIGSAIAERLTFLGARCRGVRRHPERGLPNGFESVLGPADWAGALDETDILIIAAPATNETRGLVAAAHLDRLPRNGIVVNIARGSLVEEAALAERIADGRLRGAVLDVFAHEPLEPSSPLWGLSSVVMTPHVSAVSPHGYWRRELDLLIDNWHRFASGTPMRNVVDRTLGY from the coding sequence GGCGCCGGCAGGCTGGGAGGCGATCGTCATCGATGCGCCGACTATTTCCGATGGCGACGGCGGCGCGCCGCCGAGCGAGCAGGCGCGCGCCGCCATCAAGGACGCGGAAGTGTATGCGGGATTCGGAATGTCGCCGGCGCTCTTCGCGGAGGCGTCGCATCTGCGGTGGGTCCATTCTGCGGCGGCCGGCGTCGGCGCGCTGCTGTTTCCGGCGTTGAAGGCGAGCGACGTCATCATCACGAATTCCGCCGGCGTGCACGCGACGCCCATCGCCGAGCACGTGCTCGCGGGCGTGCTGGTGCTGCTGCGCGGGTTGGACATCGCGCGCGAGCGACAGCGCGAACGCGCATGGGATCGGCCGTCGTTCTCCGGGCCGGGCACGCCGGTGCGCGAAGTCGGCGACTGCCGGGTGCTCATCCTCGGCGCCGGCGGCATCGGCAGCGCGATCGCGGAGCGCCTGACGTTCCTCGGCGCGCGCTGCCGCGGCGTGCGGCGCCACCCGGAGCGCGGTCTGCCTAACGGATTCGAGTCCGTCCTCGGGCCGGCGGACTGGGCCGGTGCGTTGGACGAGACCGACATCCTCATCATTGCCGCGCCGGCGACGAACGAAACGCGCGGCCTGGTGGCCGCGGCGCACCTGGACCGCCTGCCGCGCAACGGCATCGTGGTGAACATCGCGCGCGGATCGCTCGTCGAGGAAGCCGCGCTCGCCGAACGCATCGCCGACGGACGGCTGCGCGGCGCGGTGCTCGACGTGTTCGCGCACGAACCGCTCGAGCCTTCGAGTCCGCTGTGGGGGCTGTCGTCGGTGGTGATGACCCCGCATGTTTCGGCAGTGTCGCCGCACGGCTACTGGCGCCGCGAGCTGGATCTCTTGATCGACAACTGGCACCGCTTCGCCAGCGGCACACCGATGCGCAACGTGGTGGATCGCACTCTCGGATACTGA